One Hydrogenophaga crassostreae genomic region harbors:
- a CDS encoding MBL fold metallo-hydrolase, which produces MLKYLTVPVTPFAQNCSIVWCDQTMDAAIIDPGGDLDRLQAEIKRLGVTLKAIWLTHAHIDHAGGTAELAERLNLPIIGPHPGDQFWIDGMVQQGKMFGFPHCEPFTPTRWLADGDVVQIGQSQLNVRHCPGHTPGHVVFHSPEAKRAFVGDVLFAGGIGRTDFPQGNQAQLVSSIRERLWPMGDDTVFIPGHGPESTFGEERQFNPYVRAP; this is translated from the coding sequence ATGCTGAAATACCTCACCGTCCCCGTCACCCCGTTTGCCCAGAACTGCTCCATCGTCTGGTGCGACCAGACCATGGACGCCGCCATCATCGATCCCGGTGGCGATCTCGATCGCCTGCAGGCCGAGATCAAGCGGCTGGGCGTGACGCTCAAAGCGATCTGGCTCACCCATGCCCACATCGACCACGCCGGCGGCACGGCAGAGCTCGCGGAACGCCTGAACCTGCCCATCATCGGCCCACACCCTGGCGACCAGTTCTGGATCGACGGCATGGTGCAGCAAGGCAAGATGTTTGGCTTTCCCCACTGCGAACCTTTCACGCCCACGCGCTGGCTGGCCGATGGTGATGTGGTGCAAATTGGGCAGAGCCAGTTGAACGTGCGCCACTGCCCCGGCCACACGCCCGGCCATGTGGTGTTCCATTCCCCCGAGGCCAAGCGCGCCTTCGTGGGCGATGTGCTCTTCGCCGGCGGCATCGGCCGCACCGATTTCCCCCAAGGCAACCAGGCGCAGTTGGTCAGCAGCATCCGGGAGCGCCTGTGGCCCATGGGCGATGACACGGTGTTCATTCCGGGCCATGGCCCGGAAAGCACGTTTGGGGAAGAGCGGCAGTTCAATCCGTATGTTCGGGCGCCCTGA
- a CDS encoding response regulator transcription factor — MTTSSSPISVAIVEDDEACMDRFESAIQASSDLLLVGSFADGRSALTWLQGHQPDVLLCDLGLPDLPGLAVISYCAQRCPKTAVMVITLYEDEQHVVRSLEAGAAGYLLKDSLHGEICDRIRELHAGGSPITPNIARLVLKRFRPKVDKPAFSPVQGLTHLTPKELIVLTRIAQGFSYAEIGGLEGVSVNTVHTHIKHIYEKLSVRSRSEAVFEASQMGLLDIVPRRG, encoded by the coding sequence CTTTGAGTCGGCCATACAAGCATCGAGCGATCTGCTATTGGTGGGCAGCTTCGCTGATGGCCGCTCGGCGCTGACTTGGTTGCAAGGGCATCAACCCGACGTGCTGCTTTGTGACTTGGGCCTACCTGATTTACCAGGTCTCGCGGTCATTTCATACTGTGCGCAGCGCTGCCCAAAGACAGCCGTGATGGTGATCACCCTGTATGAAGACGAGCAGCATGTGGTGCGATCTCTTGAAGCCGGCGCGGCAGGCTACCTACTCAAAGACAGCCTCCATGGTGAAATTTGCGACCGTATCCGAGAGCTCCACGCTGGAGGCTCACCTATCACGCCGAATATCGCACGCCTTGTACTCAAGCGCTTTCGACCCAAGGTAGACAAACCAGCCTTCTCCCCAGTCCAGGGACTGACGCACCTCACCCCCAAAGAGTTGATTGTGCTGACCCGCATTGCCCAAGGGTTCAGCTACGCCGAGATCGGTGGCCTTGAGGGAGTCAGTGTGAATACGGTGCATACCCACATAAAGCACATCTACGAGAAACTCTCCGTGCGATCTCGCTCAGAAGCGGTTTTCGAGGCAAGTCAAATGGGTTTGCTCGACATCGTTCCTCGACGAGGATGA